CACCAAACAAATAGTCACAATCATAATGATTGCTGGTAAATTGGAAAATGTAGCAAGCCACTGACCCAATAAGTCACTTAATCCAGATGCTACAAAACCTTTAGCTAATGCAATACCACCAGCAAATAGTAATAGCATCCCCAAGGAATAGTTTTGGCGCTGTCCCAATCCAATAAGCGAGAGCCTTTTCCGTTCGGTACGATAAACATCAATACAACGGCAAATAATGCGATGGTACTATCGCCAGCTATTTCAACGCCGAAAATACCGCTCCAACCGCCAAAAGGTTCTGAACGGGTTATCCATGCAAGTGCTGTTAGCCCAAAAACCCATAATGTGCGAGACTCTTCTACACGCCAAGCCCCTAATTCTGGTAAATGTATCTCTTGTTCAAGCTTAACGTTTCTAGTTAACCAAAAAGCCATAATGGGCACCGCTAGAACGACAATAGGTACGCCTATTTTCATCCACTCTAAAAAGCCAAACTCAATGCCAGTTTGTTCCTCGTAAATACCCATAAAAATAACATTTGGCGGTGTACCAATCGGTGTACCAACACCACCAACATTGGCGGCATATGCAATACCAAGAATTAAAGCCACTTTAAGCTTCTTATTGTCAATATGTTTGAGAATAGCCAAAGCTATGGGTAACATAATGAGGGTTGTTGCGGTGTTAGAGATCCACATACTTAAAAATGCACTTGCTACCATAAACCCTAGCACCATGCGCCTGCCACTATTTACGCCAACCATTCTCACCATGTAAACAGCTAAACGTTCATGTGCCCCACTTTTTTCTATAGCTTTTGAGAGCATAAATGCGCCCATAAGCAACAATATGACGTGGCTTCCTAAAGCAGATGCGACCGTTTTGTGATCAACAACGCCAAAAAGTGGCAACAAGGCAAATGGCACTAATGATGTTGCGGGTATAGGCAGTGCTTCTGTAACCCACCAAATTACAGTTAACAGGGTAATAGCCGCGGCAACAGATGCTTTGCTCTCCATGCCTAAGGCTTGTAAGAAGAAGTAGAAACATATTGCTAAAATAGGCCCCAATGGAATGAATAATTGTCGAGTTACTTTCATAAATTTATTCTATTTTTTATTATTTATTATTTATTATTTATTATTTATTATTTATATCTACGGTTTTGACTTGTTTTTTGATAACAAACCAATTCATTAATTTGCAAAACGATGTTATTTATAGGTTTTCAAGTATTGGCTGGCATGTTGCCATGAAGTATTACTCTTTAATGAAGACCAATGATTATTATCTTTTTTCAATAACGTTTTAAGTCGTTCACTACTGATTGATAAGTTTGAAATATTGGCATTATCGAGTACATCAACACAGCCGTCTCGGTTGTTACACAATAACAACATATCGCAGCCAGCATCTTGTGCTGCTTCAGCGCGTTCAACATATCCACCTGCACTTGCAGCGCCTTGCATAGATAAATCATCACTAAAAATCACACCATTAAAGCCAAGTTTTTCTCGTAGAATGTCTTGCAGCCAATAACGAGAAAAACCAACAGCTTGGCTGTCAACATCAGGAAAAATAACATGTGCAGGCATCAGCGCATCAACTTTTTGTTTAGCAATAAGTTGCTGAAAAGGCACTAAGTCTTGTTGAAATATTTCTGCTTTTGAGCGTGTGTCTATAGGTAAATCGACATGTGAATCGGCTTTAACACTACCGTGACCCGGAAAATGTTTTCCGGTTGCTTTCATACCAACTTGATGTAAACCATTAATAAAAGCTTCAGCTAACTCGGTTACATATTGAGGTTGTTGATGAAAAGAGCGATCGCCTATAACGTCACTAATATTATTAATATCTAGTACAGGTGCAAAGCTAATATCGATACCAACAGCTTGCACTTCCAATGCCATTAATATCGCACTTTGTTTAGCA
The Colwellia sp. Arc7-D genome window above contains:
- the nagZ gene encoding beta-N-acetylhexosaminidase yields the protein MGPVMLDVQSTSLSQEDKEIIQHPLVGGLILFTRNYQSPEQIADLNQQIRVAAKKPMLIAVDHEGGRVQRFRDGFSLIPAMGKLWKMSDANLDLAKELAKQSAILMALEVQAVGIDISFAPVLDINNISDVIGDRSFHQQPQYVTELAEAFINGLHQVGMKATGKHFPGHGSVKADSHVDLPIDTRSKAEIFQQDLVPFQQLIAKQKVDALMPAHVIFPDVDSQAVGFSRYWLQDILREKLGFNGVIFSDDLSMQGAASAGGYVERAEAAQDAGCDMLLLCNNRDGCVDVLDNANISNLSISSERLKTLLKKDNNHWSSLKSNTSWQHASQYLKTYK